The Corallococcus exiguus genome has a segment encoding these proteins:
- a CDS encoding YHYH domain-containing protein, producing MRLGRKVALGLGVVAGLVCSHLAWAHPGRTNSSGCHNVRATGGYHCHGGGGGGGGGGGWRELEETPTRVKVIAIPRARVWINGAFVGMSPTPAVRIDGTKVQVLLEHAALGRHETTATIDSGGTTALTVRW from the coding sequence ATGAGACTCGGCAGGAAGGTGGCGCTGGGCCTGGGTGTCGTCGCGGGGTTGGTGTGTTCACATCTCGCGTGGGCCCATCCGGGGCGGACCAACAGCTCCGGCTGTCACAACGTACGGGCCACGGGGGGCTATCACTGCCACGGTGGAGGAGGAGGAGGAGGCGGCGGCGGTGGATGGCGGGAGCTCGAGGAGACACCCACGCGCGTGAAGGTCATCGCCATTCCGCGCGCCCGCGTGTGGATCAACGGCGCATTCGTAGGCATGTCCCCGACACCGGCGGTCCGCATCGACGGAACGAAGGTCCAGGTCCTGCTGGAGCACGCCGCGCTGGGCCGCCACGAGACGACCGCGACCATCGACTCAGGGGGGACGACCGCGCTGACGGTGAGGTGGTAG